From the genome of Leptotrichia sp. oral taxon 847:
AAATTTATTTAACTTAATAATTTTGTTTTTCAAAAAAGTTTCTAGCATTACAAAACAATTTTATTGTAAACTTTTTAACATCGCAATTAAAATTGAAATATCATTGTAGGTTACCCCACTTATTCTACTCGCTTGTCCAATATTTTTAGGATTTCCGTAGATTAATCCAGAAATTGCTATGTTACTCAGTCCTTTTACATTTTCATAATCAAAGTTTTTGGGAATTTCCATCTCTTCCAACTTTTTAAATTTTTCAATCTGAGCTTTTTCCCGCTCTATAAAAATTTTATATTTCGCATTTATTTCCACTTGTTCTTTCGCCAATTTTGACAAATTCACAGTTTTGCAAAATTCACTTAAGTTATCGTAATTAATTTCTTTTCTTGCCAAAAAGTCAAACGCCGACACAGGACTATTCATACCATTTTCTTTGCCACCTTCAATACTTTTTAATTTCTCATTATTCTCTTTCGTCGGATAAATTGTAATTTCTTTTAATCTTTTTGTTTCATCGTCAATTTCTTTTACGGCATCTTCTAATTTTTTTGTCGTATTTTTATCCAAAATTCCGATTTCTTTTGATTTTTCAAGAAGTCTTATAAAGACATTGTCCTGTCTTAATGTAAGCCTATATTCAGCTCTTGACGGCAGCACCCGATATGGTTCCGGTGTTTTTTTATTAATTATATCGTCAATCAAAACTCCAATATATCCTTCACTCCTGTCAATCACAATTTCTTTTTTTCCCAAAATTTTTCTAGCCGCATTCACACCCGCAATAAATCCTTGACATGCCGCTTCTTCATATCCACTTGTCCCATTAATTGTTCCCGCAGTATAAAGCCCTTCCAAAACCTTCGTTTCAAGCGTCAAATTGAGCTGATGAGCTGGAATGAAGTTATACTCCACAGCATACCCATATCGCACGATTTGAGCATTCTCCAAGCCTGTGATTGTATGCAGCATAGCTTCTTGTGCAAATGGCGGCATAGCAGTCGTAAATCCGTTTATATAAATCTCATCTGATTCTATAGATTCCTGCTCCAAAAATATCTGGTGGTCGGTTTTTTGCGGAAAATTCATAATTTTTCTATCAAGTGAAGGACAATGTCTAGGTCCTTTAGTGCTTACAATTCCCGTTACAATCGGTGAATATTTTAACATTTCTTTTCCAACTTTTATCGTTTCTGGTGTTGTAAATGTAAGCCAGGTGGGAAGTGTTTCACTGTATTCCTTTTCAGTTTCATAAGAAAAATATCTTGGATCTTTCTCTCCGCCCAGTTTTTGCATTTTAGAAAAATCTATTGATTTTTTAGCAATTCTAGGTGGCGTTGCAGTCTGGTATCTGTCCAGCTCAAATCCATATTCTTCCAATCTATTGGGTAAATCAACACTCGCAGGTTCCCCTACTCTTCCCGAAGAATATTTAACATCTCCCATAATGTATTCTCCGCCTAAAAATGTTCCTGTACAAAGTACAACCGCTTTTGCCCCATATTCGATTCCAAAATTATCCACAACCCCGCATACTTTTTTATCACAAACTTTTAAATCCACGACAATTGCTTGAACAACCTCCACATTTTCTTGATTTTCCACAATTTCTCTCATTTTAATTCTATATTTATATTTGTCGGCTTGAGCTCTCGTTATTCTTGAGGCAAGTCCCTTTGTATGATTTAAGTTTTTAAGCTGTAAATTATATTTATCAATATGCCTTGCCATTTCTCCGCCAAGCATTCCCAATTCTGACACCAAATGACTTTTTCCAGGTCCTCCAATTGACGGATTGCACGACATCATAGCAATACTGTCCAAATAAATAGTAAATAAAGCTGTTTTTAGACCTTGTCTTGCTGAAGCCAAAGCTGCTTCCACTCCCGCATGTCCTGCTCCAACTATTATTACATCATAATTTTTACTCATCTTTTTTCCTTTCTAAAAAAATTTTTTTCTTAAAATTATTTTTTCTTTTTAAAGGCTCTTCTAACTGGTCTAGTTAAATCCATTATAAACACATAATTTTTATGTTTTTTTATAAATTTATTTAAATTTTTGTAGACAACACTTTCAGGTAGTTTACAATATTTTGCATATTCATTGCAAAAAATTTTAGCTAGATTTTCATCTTCCATCATTCTTGAAACATTTTTCATCCGACTTTTAATACTCATCTTCACATCAAATTTCATTCTGTTCAAATCCACAAGATAAAACTCATAATTTTTGCTTTTTTCCACAATTAACACATTTCCTGGCGAATAATCCTCAAAATAAATCCCCTTTTCGTGCAGTTCATACGAAAATTTTGCAAACTGTCTTATAACTTTTTCTCGTTTTTCTTCAATTTTTTTGTACCAATTCTCCTCTTTAACTTCTTCGTAATCTTCAGGCCAAAATATCTCCCGACAGGTAAAATCATATTTTAAATCTTCACTTATATAATAATCCCTTTTATCTTTTCCAAATTTATCAAAATAAGCAATTGGCTCCGGTGTTCCTATTTTTTTTTCCAAAA
Proteins encoded in this window:
- a CDS encoding lipopolysaccharide kinase InaA family protein, which encodes MNDYEINKNYEKEILVKILENFDKIGEYVVEPGRNEIKRIVVDEKNFYKTLNIKKFKKPNFISNVIYKYIKGSKAKRSFEYAKKLLEKKIGTPEPIAYFDKFGKDKRDYYISEDLKYDFTCREIFWPEDYEEVKEENWYKKIEEKREKVIRQFAKFSYELHEKGIYFEDYSPGNVLIVEKSKNYEFYLVDLNRMKFDVKMSIKSRMKNVSRMMEDENLAKIFCNEYAKYCKLPESVVYKNLNKFIKKHKNYVFIMDLTRPVRRAFKKKK
- the mnmG gene encoding tRNA uridine-5-carboxymethylaminomethyl(34) synthesis enzyme MnmG, whose amino-acid sequence is MSKNYDVIIVGAGHAGVEAALASARQGLKTALFTIYLDSIAMMSCNPSIGGPGKSHLVSELGMLGGEMARHIDKYNLQLKNLNHTKGLASRITRAQADKYKYRIKMREIVENQENVEVVQAIVVDLKVCDKKVCGVVDNFGIEYGAKAVVLCTGTFLGGEYIMGDVKYSSGRVGEPASVDLPNRLEEYGFELDRYQTATPPRIAKKSIDFSKMQKLGGEKDPRYFSYETEKEYSETLPTWLTFTTPETIKVGKEMLKYSPIVTGIVSTKGPRHCPSLDRKIMNFPQKTDHQIFLEQESIESDEIYINGFTTAMPPFAQEAMLHTITGLENAQIVRYGYAVEYNFIPAHQLNLTLETKVLEGLYTAGTINGTSGYEEAACQGFIAGVNAARKILGKKEIVIDRSEGYIGVLIDDIINKKTPEPYRVLPSRAEYRLTLRQDNVFIRLLEKSKEIGILDKNTTKKLEDAVKEIDDETKRLKEITIYPTKENNEKLKSIEGGKENGMNSPVSAFDFLARKEINYDNLSEFCKTVNLSKLAKEQVEINAKYKIFIEREKAQIEKFKKLEEMEIPKNFDYENVKGLSNIAISGLIYGNPKNIGQASRISGVTYNDISILIAMLKSLQ